GCGCCACCCAGACCCAGCCCACCGCGAAGGAGAGCGGGCGCAATTTGAGCACGCATTCCCGCACCCAGGTGGTCAGACCACCGAGGCCCGGGCCGCCCCACTGAATCTCATGCAACTGGCCGTTGGCCCGGGCCCCCGGCTCGAGCGTGATTGTTCCTCCCACACTGACCACGTCGCCTTCCACCACGGCATCGGGACGGAGGAGCACCGACCCCCCCACGGTGACGACCTGGCCCCGGACCGTGCCGCTCAACTCCACGTCGCCTCCCACGGCCACGACCGTGTCGCGGACATTCCCGGCGGCTTTGATGTTGCCGAAGAGGGCTACCACCACTTCTGCTTCCGCCCCCTCCGGCAGGGTCACGTCCTTTCCGATGCCCATAAGCACCTCGTGGCGAGGGGGATCGGTCCGGGACGCAACCGCGTCGTCGGGACGAACCAGGCCGGCTTCAGTGGGCGCCTGGGCCGGCCCCGGGCTGGCAAACAGGAGCACCAGACAGATCAACCCATGGTGCCAGATCCGGCGCCAACCGCCCGGTGCCCACCGGCCGGCGCGGTCGGGTTGGCACATGGCAGGAAGACCATGGCCTGGATGGAATGGCGCATCCTCCGCTTGGGCGCGGTGGGCGGGTGCTGTCCCGCGACCGGGTGCGCGTGGCGATACGACAGGAAACTCAAAAACGACCTGGGTTGCTTTCATGGGTTCTCACCTCGATTGGATGGGTTGGTGGCGAATTGCAAAAGGCAAACACATCCGGCGGCCAACACGCCGGCAATACCAAGGGCAGAAAATACGGAGGCCCGTGCAAGCAGGCCGAACAGACTGTCCGACCGGAAGCAGTACGAGGCCACAACATCGAACGCCGTGATCATGGCTTTACAAAAAGCCAGGGTGGGCGTGACAACTCCCTGGAGCTTCTGCCAGCCCGGCTGCCACAACCAGACGGTGCCACCCCAGCCGGCGACCATGGCCAGGATTGTCAGGCCGACAAAGACGGCTGCCCGCAGTGTCCACGGCCAGCCGGCCCAGCCGTGGACCCGGGGCGCAGAGGTCCGGGGCAGCGCGGCCATCACCTTGGGCAAAAGGCCGGGGGGAGCGGGTACCGGGCCCAGCCCGGTCAGGAGCCGGTGCACGGCCTGTTCCAACTCGCGTTCGTCGTTCTGGTTCATGGCATCAAATCGGCCCCTTCGCGGCCCAGTTGCCGGTGCAGTTGCCGGCGCAGGGCGAGACGGGCCCGGTGGAGGTCCGTTTTCACCTTGGCCAGGGACACCCCCAGTTCACGAGCGATTTCTTCGTAGCTCAGACCTTCCATGTGATAGAGCACCAACGGGACTCGCTGGTGATCGGGCAGACGCATCAGGGCCTTGTGCACCCACGCCTCGCGGTCGCCAGCCTCGCCGGGGGCACTGTTTGCAGCGGGATCGGCAAAATCGGGCTCGTGGGAGGGTTCGTCCGTGGGGTCGTCCCCCGGGCGGCTCATTTCGGAGAAGAACTGCCAGCGTTTGCGGTACCGGGTGAGGTGCGTCAGGGCAAGCCGGGTTGCCACGGTTCGGAGCCAACCGCGGGTGGTGGGGCTGTCGCGGAGATCTTCGAACTGTTGGAACGCCCGCAGGAAAACCTCTTGGGCCACGTCCTCTGCGGCTGCGGCGTCGCCCAGCAGGCGCAGGGCGGTCGAATACACCAGGTCCTGGTGTTCCCGCACGAACGCTTCGAATGGGTGCGGCGGGTTCATGACGCGGCGGACCAGTCCGGCCCAGTTTGCACTCCCATGCCCTCGGGCCACAACCATGGAAGCCTGCCATGCATACGTTTGTCGGCCCACGCATGGTCACCCGCCTCCCAATCGCTGGACCCATGCCTCGAACGCGGGCCAGTTCTGCAGGCGCAACCAAACGGTTGCGAAGGCCAACAACAGCGATCCGATCCCGGCCAGGGACAGCAGCAGGGTGCAGATCGCCTCGGCTGCGGGGGCCCGACAGGCCTGCATCCACACGCCGGCCAACGGTGGAGGGAATGCCCGTCGGGCGGGGTGCCGGGCAAGGTTCCTCCCGGCCACCGCGGAAGGGCGGGATTGCAACCGGCCGGACCGCTTTTCCATGCCGCAAAAGGGGAGCGCCGGGGGGGATGAGACCCCCTTGGCCGGCGGGTGGTGCCATGCCGTTCTTGTCGCAAGGCCCATCTGCAACATTCGGCTCATGCCCATTTCACGCATTGGGGCGGGGGAAAGTTTCAACTTTTTGTAGCCGGTTGCCGGCCCGACCGTACATCCGGCCGGCCCCGTGGTTGGCGCCCCGGCGCGGGAGCCCGGACGGCAATCGGGGGACACCCGATCCAAAACAACATTGCGTTCGAAGGCGTCGGCACGGCACCTTGGCGGACATGATCAGTGTTTTGACAGGACCGGTTTATGTCGTGGGCGACAACATCGACACGGACCAGATCATTCCGGCGCAATATCTGAACCTGGTACCCACGATCCCGGAGGAGTACGAAAAGCTCGGCAGCTACGCTCTGTGCGGGTTGCCGGAGTCGCTGTACCCGGTGCGGTATGTGAAGCCCGGGGCCCTGGACAGCGAATATCCGATCGTGGTGGCGGGTCGGAACTTCGGTTGCGGCAGTTCCCGCGAGCATGCGCCCATTGCCCTGGGCTCGGCCGGGTGTCGAATCGTTTTGGCGGAGAGTTTTGCCCGAATTTTTTTCCGAAACTGTGTGGCGACCGGGGAATTGTATCCGTGCGAACTGGAAGAGCGGCTTTGCGACAAGCTCCGCACGGGCGACGTGGTCACAGTGAACCTTGACGACCTGACGGTGACCGAGGTGGCCACCGGGAAGGTGCATCGGATTAAACCGCTGGGGGATGTCCGGCCGGTGATTGACGCGGGCGGGCTGTTCAACTACGCACGCAAAACCGGCATGATTCAGGCGCAACCGGGAGCTGATCAGACCCCGGAACGGAAGTGACGCAGGTTTGGGGTCCGCTGTCCCCGGTGCGAATCGAAACGGAGAAAGGTTTGGCCATGTCGGAGACACGTGGAAACCCGGTTGTCGGATCAGCGGCGGAACGGAAGAGTCTGCAGGACCGTGCGCAGATGTCGGATTTGGAGCGGCTGCGCCACTCCTGTGCGCATGTGATGGCCACGGCGATTCTTCGGCTGTGGCCGGACGCGCAGTTTGCATACGGGCCGCCGGTGGAGAACGGATTCTACTACGACCTGGAATGTTCCCATCGGATCACGCCGGAGGATTTCCCGCGCATCGAGGAGGAGATGCGCAAGGAAATCGAGGCCAACCACCCGTTTGAGCGGATTGAGGTCACGCGGGAGCAGGCCATTCAGGATGCCCTGCGGGGCCGTTTGGGGGCCCTGAGCGACCGGCCCGGGCAGCCCAGCCGCTACAAGCTGGACCTGATCCAACAGATCCCCGAGGGCGAGCCGATCACCTACTATCGCAACGGGGATTTTGTGGACCTGTGCGCCGGGCCACACGTGGCTTCGACGGGGGAGATTGGCGCCTTCAAACTGACCGGTGTGGCCAGCGCCTACTACAAGGGCGACGCACGCAACCCGCAGCTCCAGCGCATCTACGGGACCGCCTTCCGAACCCGGGAAGAGCTCGAGCAGTACTTTGCCATGCTTGAGGAGGCCAGGAAACGGGACCACCGCAAGCTCGGACAGGAACTGGGCCTGTTTGTGATGGATCCCGAGTACGTCGGGCCCGGGTTGCCGTTGTGGCTGCCGCGGGGCGCGGTGATCTGTGAGGAGTTGGAGAAGCTGGCCAAGGAAACCGAATTCCGCGCCGGATACGTGCGGGTCAAAACCCCGCATGTGGCCCGCGAGAAGATGTACGTCACCTCCGGGCATCTGCCGTACTACGCCGACAGCATGTTCCCGCCCATGGAACTGGGGGACGATGCCGAGGGGGGGGCCGGGGAGGCACCGCGTGTGCGGTATTACCTGAAGGCGATGAATTGCCCGCATCATCACCGCATCTTTGCAGCCGAACCGCGCAGTTATCGGGATCTGCCGCTGCGCCTGGCCGAGTACGGAACCTGCTACCGGTACGAGCAGAGCGGCGAGTTGTTCGGGTTGATGCGCGTGCGCTGTCTCAACATGAACGATGCCCACATTTACTGCACGCCCGAGCAGTTCGCCGAGGAGTTCAACGCCGTCAACCAGATGTACCTCGAGTACTTCCGGATCTTCGGCATCGAACGCTACGTGATGCGGTTCAGCACCCATGATCCGGCGCGCCTGGGCGAAAAATACGTCAACGAACCCGAGCTGTGGCGTCAGACGGAGGACATGGTGCGCCAGGTGTTGAAGGACACCGGCATTCCTTACGTGGAAGTGCCCAATGAGGCGGCGTTTTACGGCCCCAAGATCGACGTGCAGGTCTGGAGCGTCATCGGACGCGAGTTCACTCTGGCGACCAACCAGGTGGATTTTGCTGTGCCGAAACGGTTCGGCCTGGTGTACCGGGACCGCGACAACACGGACAAAACCCCGCTCTGCATCCACCGGGCCCCCCTGGGCACTCACGAGCGGTTCATCGGGTTCCTGATCGAGCATTATGCGGGCAACTTCCCCCTCTGGCTGTCACCGGAACAGGTGCGAGTGCTCACCGTCAGCGACGATGCGGCCTTGCGTGAATACGCCGAGAGTCTGGTGCGCGAGTTGCGGGACCACTTCGTCCGCGTCAGTTACGACTTCGAGCCGGTGCCGATTCGGGCGAAAATCGCGGCAGCCGAGGCGGCGCATGTGCACACCATGCTGGTGGTCGGCCCCCGGGACCGTGCCGCCGGTCAGGTCAGCGTGCGCGTGCACGGCAAGGGCAATTTGGGGGCCCGACCCAGGGCCGAGGTGATCGCAGATATCCTGGCCGCGATTCGGGAACGCCGGCCTTGAGAGGTCCAACCTGCGGCACCGGGAAGTCCGAGTCACGGGTGACGTGGGAGCCGGGGCTGTCGTTGGGTGCGGCGACGGAGAAGGGGCCGCACCCCGCACGCGGGGACGCGACCCCGTTCTCACCTCACCAACCCAGCCGGGCTTCCAAATGCCTCAGGGATCCAGCATGGCTTCCTGGGCGGGGTTGACCACCCAGTAGCCAATCTCCAGGTGCGGATCGTTGTCGTTGTTCCAACGTGCGCGCCAGTAATTGTTGCGGGGGTTGATGACATCGGCGCGCCGCGGGCTCTCCGCATGCCCGTCGGCAAAAAGGAGGACCGTGCGACGGTTGTGCCGGTTGGAAGGCCATTCCAACGGGTTTTTCGGATCGATGTTGGCGTCGAAACTCCCGTCCGGTTTGCTGTCGCCGAGCATGATCATGTCGGCCGGCTTCTTGACCGCGCTTTCCTTGACTTCGCCCACCACGTTGATGTCGCCGCCCAACCCGAGCTGGCGCCCGCCGCCGCTGTCGCCGGGGTCGCGCAACCCCCAGTCGTTGTAACCAAGCGAGAATCGGCTCCGGGAGCTGATGCCCCAGGGGTCCCACCCTCCCGTGGGCGGTTGGGCACCGAGCGTGGGGTTGGCGTTGGTATCCCAGGCACTGTTGGGATTGGCGGCGGGGCAGTAAAACACGGCCCGATTGGTGCCCAACTGGGTGAACAGCCGGACGGGCCATACATAGTAGAACGTGGAATTCAGCCACAGGCAGCCGGGATACTTCTGGTATTCCTGCAGGTACATGAGGGTGGCAATGCCAACCTGGCGCATGTTGTTGAGGCAGCCGGTCTGTTTGGCGCGAGCCTTGGCTTTGGCCAGCGCCGGCAAGAGCATGCCGGCCAGAATGGCGATGATGGCGATCACCACCAACAGCTCAATCAGGGTGAACCCCGGCCGGGCCCGGGTCCCTTCCAAATCCCGTCTTTGCTGTCTCTCCATGGTTGTCCCGAGGTTTTCGTGACGATTGGAGCGGGTCGGGCCTGCCGGCTGACCGGCCGAAACCGGCCAGCCGGCTCCCGAACCCGACGTTACTGTAGCACGAGTCGGAAGAACTTGCGCGGATTGGCCGTGAGGGAGACCTCGAATGGGGAGGTTGCTCCCGGCACGTCCGACCACGGGCCCGTGAGTTCATCGGCCCATTGCAGTCGCCCCTGCGTCCAGGTCAACCGCAGGGTGTTGCCCTCGCGGGCGAAACCGAGTCGAACTCCCTCCAGGGCCTGGCGTGCGGCCAGGTAATGGAGGCGGGCCTGCGCCTCGACGAAGGCGTTGGTATAGACCACAAACTCATCCAGGAACCCGATGTACTGGACGTTGTCCAGCTCACCGGCCTGGGTCAGGCCGAGGTAGCGCAGACCCGCGTCCAGATCCTGACCGCTGGGGGCGCCGGCCGGCGTGGTGGCGTAGATGGTGATGCCGCCCACTTCGGCTCCGCCATCCAGGAAGAGCCGGCTCTCGCACGGCCGATCGTTGTACCAGATCTTGCTCATGACCACGTGATGCCACTGTCCGTCGGTGGCATAATTGTTGGTCACGCGGATCTCCTGCAAATCGGACGTGCTGAAGATGAAGTCCCCCGCGGCGTTGAAGTTGCCCCAGTAGATGTCGCCGTCGCCGGGGCTTTCGTGCGCCAGGATGGAGGGGTTCTGCCAGGTGTTGTTGCCGTAAGTTCCGCGCTGGGTGGTGCGGAACCAATATTCCACAGTGACGGCTTTACCCTGCTCGAGTTCCTTCGGCTGGCCGAACGGGTCCACGCGGAGGTTGACCAGTTCCGGAATCTCGGCGCCGAAGTCGATGTATTTCAGCGTCGAGGCCGGCGCGGCCGGTCCGGTGAACTCGATGGCGCGGCCCAGGCCGGGATGGGCGCTGGGTTTGCCCAGGTCGGACGCTGCAATGCCGGGACCGAACGTCACGGTGTACTGGCCGGCGTGGGAACCCAGGTTGGCCAGGGGCTGGCCGGTATCGGTTTCCTCGAATCGCAGCCAGTGAATGGGCTGATCTGCGGCCACCGCCTCCACCCACGAGGCCGGCTGGCGCGGTTTGGACGAAGCGTCGTTGGGGTCATACCCGAGGACGACCTCGTCGTGGTCGTTGAAGGAGTCCCCATCGGTGTCGCGTCGCAGGGGGTTGGTTCCCGTGTCGGTGGGGCTGACGTAGATGCCGGTGTTGGTCTCCACGCCGTCCGGCAGGCGGTCGCCGTCCGTGTCCGGATTCAACGGGTCGGTACCGGTGTCGGAGGCGCTGACCCAGACACCCGTGCCGGTTTCAACGCTGTCGAGCAGGCCGTCCCCGTCGGTGTCGGGATTCACCGGGCTGGTTCTGCGGAAGTATTCACCGAGATTGTTGAGACCGTCGTTGTCCGGATCCTCATCGGCATCGTTGCGGAAGGGATCCAGTCCGTAATTCACCTCCCAGAGGTCCGGCATGCCGTCGCCGTCCGTGTCCCCGAGATAGACGGACCGATAGTGCAGCCGCACCTCGGTCGGCGTCAGTTCCCGATCGTAGATTGCGACCTCGTCCAGGATGCCGATGAACTGGACGTTTTCGAGTTCGCCGTTGTCGGTGAGACCGATGCGGCGGATACCGGCGTCGAGATCCTGGTAACTCGGGTTACCGGCCGGCGTGGTGGCGGTGATGGTCACACCGCCCTCCTCCGCGCCGCCATCCACGTAGAGGATCGAGACACACGGTTGGTTGATGTACCACTTCTTGACCATGACCACGTGGTGCCATCGACCGTCCGTTACGGTGTAATTGGCGTCGCGAACGGTGTGGATCTCATGCAGGTCGGACGTGCTGAAGATGAAGTCGCCGCTGGCATTGATGTTGCCCCAGTAGATGTCGCCGTCGCCGGGGCTTTCCCGTGCCAGGATGGACGGGCTTTGCCAGGTGTTGTTGCCGTGGGTCCCGCGCTGGGTGGTCTTGATCCAGTATTCGACGGTGGTGACCTTCTCGACCGTGGGTGGCCGGAAATTCACCAGCTCGGGGATTTCCTGCAGGATTTCGACATACTTCAGGGTCGAGTTGGGCGCGGCCGGACCGGTGAACTCGAGGGCCTTGCCCGCCGGCGAGATGATGACCGAGGGCACGAAATTGTCCGCGGTGATGCCGGGGCCGTAGAACCCGTTGTAGGCGCTGCCCGCCGATCCGGAGTTCACCACCGGCTGCGACGGGTCGCCCTCCTCGAACCGGTACCAATACTTCGGTGCCGACCGCGTGACTTCCTGGACCCAGTTGCCGGGCAGGGGTTGACTCTGGGCGGAGTTGGGGTTGGAGCCGGCCCGCACCTCGCCGCCATCGTCCCAGCCGTCCCCGTCGGTGTCGGCCTTCAGGGGGTTGGTGCCCGTATTGGTGGGGCCAACGTAGACACCGGTGTTGGTTTCGACGCCGTCCGGCAGGGTGTCACCGTCCGTGTCAGGGTTGAGCGGGTCGGTACCGGTGTCGGTATTGCTCACCCAGACGCCGGTGTTGGTTTCGACGCCGTCGCGCAGGCCGTCGCCGTCGGTGTCGGGATTGGTCGGATTGGTGCCGCGTTGGTATTCGCCCGCATTGTTCAGACCGTCCCCGTCGGGATCGGCGTCGGCATCGTTGACGCCCACGTTGAGGCCGTAACGCCGTTCCCACCAGTCGGGCAGGCCATCGTCATCCACGTCGGACAGACCGAACTGGGCGCGCTCGGCTTCGAAGTGGGATTGGATTTGATCGGCCGGCAGAGCGACGTCGTAAACGCGGATGACGGCGATCACGTTGGTGCCCACGCCGGCGTTGCTCGGGTTCCCATTGGCATCGGTTTGTCGGGCGACCCGGAAGGGGATGGGGAATCCGCTGGCGTCCACCGCCCAGGTGTTGAGCGGGGTGGTGTACACTTCCTGACTGCTGAGCTGACCGTTGTAGTAGGCGCGCGCGGTCCGGGTTGCGCCATCGTAGGTGTAGACGATGTGGACCCACCGCTGGAAGGTGAGCGTGTTGCTATAGCCGAGGTCGGCCCAGCCCCATCCGCCCAGGCAACCCCAAACCGGGTGTACGCCGTGGCCGAAGGTGCAGTTGGAGCCGTCGGGCCCGCCGCGGCGGCCCCAGGAAAAGACCGTCTTTTCATCCTGCGGAGCCGGGTCCCAAACCCATGCCTCGATGGTCCGGGAAGCGTTCCCGGCCATGCTCTCGGGCGCGTTGGGCCCATAATATGAGGTGCCTTGCAGGCCGGGGGTGCCGCCTCGAAAGGCCACTCCCCGCACGCCGTCCACCTCAATGACCTCCGGCGCCTCGGCCCAAGGGAAGAAATCCCCGCTGATACTGCCGGTGTTGGGCCATACGTACAGGGGCCCCAAAGGTTGGGTCGTGGCGTCCAGATTGATGACCGTGGCGGCCCGGACCGACACTCCGGCCACGACCA
The window above is part of the Limisphaera ngatamarikiensis genome. Proteins encoded here:
- a CDS encoding 3-isopropylmalate dehydratase, with the protein product MISVLTGPVYVVGDNIDTDQIIPAQYLNLVPTIPEEYEKLGSYALCGLPESLYPVRYVKPGALDSEYPIVVAGRNFGCGSSREHAPIALGSAGCRIVLAESFARIFFRNCVATGELYPCELEERLCDKLRTGDVVTVNLDDLTVTEVATGKVHRIKPLGDVRPVIDAGGLFNYARKTGMIQAQPGADQTPERK
- a CDS encoding RNA polymerase sigma factor, which encodes MNPPHPFEAFVREHQDLVYSTALRLLGDAAAAEDVAQEVFLRAFQQFEDLRDSPTTRGWLRTVATRLALTHLTRYRKRWQFFSEMSRPGDDPTDEPSHEPDFADPAANSAPGEAGDREAWVHKALMRLPDHQRVPLVLYHMEGLSYEEIARELGVSLAKVKTDLHRARLALRRQLHRQLGREGADLMP
- a CDS encoding LamG-like jellyroll fold domain-containing protein, producing MKTTRTTQSRHSFYRSSSLGFGAQRITFKCCFSLTWLGLVVAGVSVRAATVINLDATTQPLGPLYVWPNTGSISGDFFPWAEAPEVIEVDGVRGVAFRGGTPGLQGTSYYGPNAPESMAGNASRTIEAWVWDPAPQDEKTVFSWGRRGGPDGSNCTFGHGVHPVWGCLGGWGWADLGYSNTLTFQRWVHIVYTYDGATRTARAYYNGQLSSQEVYTTPLNTWAVDASGFPIPFRVARQTDANGNPSNAGVGTNVIAVIRVYDVALPADQIQSHFEAERAQFGLSDVDDDGLPDWWERRYGLNVGVNDADADPDGDGLNNAGEYQRGTNPTNPDTDGDGLRDGVETNTGVWVSNTDTGTDPLNPDTDGDTLPDGVETNTGVYVGPTNTGTNPLKADTDGDGWDDGGEVRAGSNPNSAQSQPLPGNWVQEVTRSAPKYWYRFEEGDPSQPVVNSGSAGSAYNGFYGPGITADNFVPSVIISPAGKALEFTGPAAPNSTLKYVEILQEIPELVNFRPPTVEKVTTVEYWIKTTQRGTHGNNTWQSPSILARESPGDGDIYWGNINASGDFIFSTSDLHEIHTVRDANYTVTDGRWHHVVMVKKWYINQPCVSILYVDGGAEEGGVTITATTPAGNPSYQDLDAGIRRIGLTDNGELENVQFIGILDEVAIYDRELTPTEVRLHYRSVYLGDTDGDGMPDLWEVNYGLDPFRNDADEDPDNDGLNNLGEYFRRTSPVNPDTDGDGLLDSVETGTGVWVSASDTGTDPLNPDTDGDRLPDGVETNTGIYVSPTDTGTNPLRRDTDGDSFNDHDEVVLGYDPNDASSKPRQPASWVEAVAADQPIHWLRFEETDTGQPLANLGSHAGQYTVTFGPGIAASDLGKPSAHPGLGRAIEFTGPAAPASTLKYIDFGAEIPELVNLRVDPFGQPKELEQGKAVTVEYWFRTTQRGTYGNNTWQNPSILAHESPGDGDIYWGNFNAAGDFIFSTSDLQEIRVTNNYATDGQWHHVVMSKIWYNDRPCESRLFLDGGAEVGGITIYATTPAGAPSGQDLDAGLRYLGLTQAGELDNVQYIGFLDEFVVYTNAFVEAQARLHYLAARQALEGVRLGFAREGNTLRLTWTQGRLQWADELTGPWSDVPGATSPFEVSLTANPRKFFRLVLQ
- the thrS gene encoding threonine--tRNA ligase, whose amino-acid sequence is MSETRGNPVVGSAAERKSLQDRAQMSDLERLRHSCAHVMATAILRLWPDAQFAYGPPVENGFYYDLECSHRITPEDFPRIEEEMRKEIEANHPFERIEVTREQAIQDALRGRLGALSDRPGQPSRYKLDLIQQIPEGEPITYYRNGDFVDLCAGPHVASTGEIGAFKLTGVASAYYKGDARNPQLQRIYGTAFRTREELEQYFAMLEEARKRDHRKLGQELGLFVMDPEYVGPGLPLWLPRGAVICEELEKLAKETEFRAGYVRVKTPHVAREKMYVTSGHLPYYADSMFPPMELGDDAEGGAGEAPRVRYYLKAMNCPHHHRIFAAEPRSYRDLPLRLAEYGTCYRYEQSGELFGLMRVRCLNMNDAHIYCTPEQFAEEFNAVNQMYLEYFRIFGIERYVMRFSTHDPARLGEKYVNEPELWRQTEDMVRQVLKDTGIPYVEVPNEAAFYGPKIDVQVWSVIGREFTLATNQVDFAVPKRFGLVYRDRDNTDKTPLCIHRAPLGTHERFIGFLIEHYAGNFPLWLSPEQVRVLTVSDDAALREYAESLVRELRDHFVRVSYDFEPVPIRAKIAAAEAAHVHTMLVVGPRDRAAGQVSVRVHGKGNLGARPRAEVIADILAAIRERRP
- a CDS encoding type II secretion system protein, with amino-acid sequence MERQQRRDLEGTRARPGFTLIELLVVIAIIAILAGMLLPALAKAKARAKQTGCLNNMRQVGIATLMYLQEYQKYPGCLWLNSTFYYVWPVRLFTQLGTNRAVFYCPAANPNSAWDTNANPTLGAQPPTGGWDPWGISSRSRFSLGYNDWGLRDPGDSGGGRQLGLGGDINVVGEVKESAVKKPADMIMLGDSKPDGSFDANIDPKNPLEWPSNRHNRRTVLLFADGHAESPRRADVINPRNNYWRARWNNDNDPHLEIGYWVVNPAQEAMLDP